DNA sequence from the Candidatus Afararchaeum irisae genome:
GCCTCGACGTACTCGTCCTTGTCCATCTGTATCATCTCGTTGCTCGTCCTTATCTTGCCCACAGTCGACACCATCGGTGTACCGGGTGTGACATCGATGAACTCTCCGTCGTCTGTGACCGAGAAGTGTGCGGGGAGTATCTTGACTGTGTCAGGCTGTGACATCATGTTCTGGAGAGTGTCGTAGAGTACTGTCGAGGCGTCCTCGGCGTCCTCTCCCGAGAACTGGAGCTCAGTACGTCCGACCGACTCGACGAAGAGAGTGTCTCCCGTCATCAGAGCCTCGTCCTCGACTAGCCAAGACGTCGAACCTGTGGTGTGTCCCGGGGTGTGTACCGCCTTTATGCTCACGTTACCGACCTCAACTGTGTGGTTCGGCTCGACGGGATCGTAGTCGAATCCAGGGTTACGTGTCTCGGCGGGAGATCCGAGATGGTACGGAACGTCGAGTTCGTCGGCGAGTCGGCTTCCTCCCGAGATATGGTCTGCGTGGATATGTGTGTCGAAGACCTTGGTTATCTCGAAGCCACGTTCGGCGGCGGCGTCCTTGTACTCGTTCGTGTGACGCGTGACGTCTATCGCCGCAGCCTCTCCCGTCGCCTTGTCACCGACTATGTATCCGAGACAGCCCTTAGATCTCCTCTGAAGCTGTACTATCTCGATATCGTCGTCCTGTGTAGCTACGGGGGTCACGTCATAGACCGCACTCCACGCCTTCATTCCTCCCTCGACGTTGTAGACGTTGTCGTAGCCTCTCTCTTCGAGCATCTCGGCGGCGTACTCCGACGATCCTCCCTCTGCACACAGTAGGTAGACGGGCTCGTCCTCGGGTATCTCGTCGAGGTAAGAGTCGGGATCTTCCTCGAACTCCATGAAGGGTATGTTCTTAGCCCCCTTTATGTGCCAGTCGTCGAACTGATCCTCGAAACGCATGTCTATAAGTTCATACTCCTCGTCAGAGTCCTGCAGGTCTCTGAGATCTTCTGCCGTTACTGTTCCCACCATACAATACTGTGTAGTCGGCGGTGACACTAATATAAACAGCCCTTATTTTCGGGGGGTTTAAACGTCACCTCAGTCGTCGAGTAGAGCCCCGAGTATCTTGTTCTGTGCCGCCGAGAGATGCTCCGAGAAGGTCGAGGCGGAGATTCCGATCTCGTCGGCGACCTCCTTCGCGTTTGCACCCTTCGGGTACTCGAAGTACCCCATCTCGTGTGCCGTCTTGAGAACATCCGTCTGTCTCTCGGTCAGAACCGATCTGTCGACGAAGGCTATGTCTGACTTCGAGCCCTCGTCCTCGGTTCTCACGAGACGCTGGAGGCTAATGTCGGAGAACTCATCGCGTAGCTCCGTGGTTATATCTTTGAGGGTATCGACGTCGGGAGCGTGGAACGAGATTAGGAGAGAGCCGTCCTCTCCCTTGACGTCGGACACGGGACAGCCTGCGTCCTCTATGACCTCACACACACAGCCGATTCCCGTCTCCCTCTCGAACCTGTAGACGTTCTCTGAGCCGTACGAGAAGACCTCGTCGACCTCCTCGTCTGACTCCTCGACTGAGCTCTCCGTGTACGTGAACTCCTCTACTGCTGTTCCGTCGGGAGTAACAGCCTTAGAGACGGCACCCGACTCACCACCCTCCTCTGAGACCTCAGCCACAGGACAGTCCTGAGGCTTGCCGACTGTCAGCTCCACCCTTACCCCTGATACCATACCACCCAATTATGACACAAAAGTATATAACAATAACGGACTCCCGAGCGAACATAGCTAACACGGAACAGGGAAAAGCCGATGAGTCTGGAGCGACGACGGACTGTATGATAGCTTTGGTGCCCTTCGATGCGTCTGACCTCTCGAAGGCAGCTCTGAGACGAGCCAAGGAGTACGCCGACGCCCTCGGGGACTGGGCGATAGTCGCTACCTCCGTACTACCAGACGACGAGAGGTACGTGAGGTCGAGAGGCTGGGTAGACGAGGACGATGGCTTCAGCTTGGAGAAGGCTGCTGAGTACTTGGAGGACGAGGTCGCAGAGATAGCCCCGAACGCTGCGTTCGAACACAGCGTAATAGGCGGCTACTCGACCAAGGGATCGATAGCCACAGAGCTCGGATCAGTCATACGTGAGTACGATCCGAGTATAGTCTTCATAGGGAGTGACAACGTCGGACGTATAGCAACACCTGTCACGAGCGTCGGAGGCCGTGCAGCGAGCGCGGGCGACTACGACGTATACGTTGTACGTAAGCCGAAGCCCTCCGAGATCGAGGGTCTCTGATCTACCCTACGACACCAAGACTTTAGAGACCCGAAGCCGTTCTTGGAGTATGGTGGGGAGTAAATCCGCGACTCTGAAAGACTGTGACGCCGTCATAGACGTAGAGGACGAAGTCTGTTTCATGCCTATAATGAACGCGAAGAAGGAGCTCGACTCGT
Encoded proteins:
- a CDS encoding rhodanese-like domain-containing protein; translated protein: MVGTVTAEDLRDLQDSDEEYELIDMRFEDQFDDWHIKGAKNIPFMEFEEDPDSYLDEIPEDEPVYLLCAEGGSSEYAAEMLEERGYDNVYNVEGGMKAWSAVYDVTPVATQDDDIEIVQLQRRSKGCLGYIVGDKATGEAAAIDVTRHTNEYKDAAAERGFEITKVFDTHIHADHISGGSRLADELDVPYHLGSPAETRNPGFDYDPVEPNHTVEVGNVSIKAVHTPGHTTGSTSWLVEDEALMTGDTLFVESVGRTELQFSGEDAEDASTVLYDTLQNMMSQPDTVKILPAHFSVTDDGEFIDVTPGTPMVSTVGKIRTSNEMIQMDKDEYVEAAFENMPSKPPNYEDVIAINEGKQELEGEEEATNLELGPNRCAATEESVVADD
- a CDS encoding helix-turn-helix domain-containing protein, yielding MVSGVRVELTVGKPQDCPVAEVSEEGGESGAVSKAVTPDGTAVEEFTYTESSVEESDEEVDEVFSYGSENVYRFERETGIGCVCEVIEDAGCPVSDVKGEDGSLLISFHAPDVDTLKDITTELRDEFSDISLQRLVRTEDEGSKSDIAFVDRSVLTERQTDVLKTAHEMGYFEYPKGANAKEVADEIGISASTFSEHLSAAQNKILGALLDD
- a CDS encoding universal stress protein encodes the protein MIALVPFDASDLSKAALRRAKEYADALGDWAIVATSVLPDDERYVRSRGWVDEDDGFSLEKAAEYLEDEVAEIAPNAAFEHSVIGGYSTKGSIATELGSVIREYDPSIVFIGSDNVGRIATPVTSVGGRAASAGDYDVYVVRKPKPSEIEGL